Within the Dechloromonas denitrificans genome, the region GGGGGTTCCGCAGGATGTGCTACCCGCCACCCCTGCCAAGAAGAATGCCGCCAAGGACAAGACTAAGCACTACCATCCGCGAGATATGAAGTAGTTCGTGCTTTGGAACGGGCGGCTCACCGAGCCGGGTTGATCGATTGACGTCGCCTCTCGACGATGTCATCGACAATCAGCGGGTCGGCGACAGTCGACGTATCGCCGAAATTGTCGAATTCGTTGGCCGCGATCTTGGTCAATATGCGACGCAGAATCTTGCCGGCCCGATTCTTCGGCAGCGCTGTCGCCCACTGGATCAGATCGGGCGAGGCAATCGGGCCGATGCGGCTGCGGACCAGATTGACGATCTCGTGGCGCAGTTGATCGCTTTCTTCTACCGTTGCCTTCAGGGTCACAAAGGCAAAGACGCCTTGCCCCTTGATTTCGTGGGGGTAGCCGACCACCGCCGATTCGGCGACTGCCGGGTGGGAGGCGATGGCGCTTTCCAGCTCAACCGTGCCGAGGCGATGGCCTGAGACATTGATGACATCGTCCACCCGGCCGCTGATCCGGTAATAACCGTCGGCGTCGCGACTGGCGCCGTCGCCAGTGAAGAAGTAGCCGGGAAACTGGGAAAAATAGGTGCGGACGAAACGTTCGTGGTCGTGCAGGATGGTTCGTGCCTGGGCCGGCCAGGAGTCGGCAAAGCACATGTTGCCTTCGGCTTCGCCCGCGAGAACCTCGCCCTGGCTGTTGGTGAGTTCCGGGCGTATGCCGAAGTAGGGCTTTGCCGCGTAGCCCGGCTTATTGGGAATGGCGCCGGGCATCGGGACGAGCAGGACGGCACCGGTTTCGGTCTGCCAGTAGGTGTCAACGATCGGGCAGCGACCGCCGCCGATAAGCTTGTGATACCAGTGCCAGGCTTCCGGATTGATCGGTTCGCCGACCGAGCCGAGGATGCGCAATGAAGAGAGATCGTGCCGGCGGACCGGCGCCTCTCCTTCGCGCATCAGCGAGCGGATTGCCGTCGGTGCCGTGTAGAAGATGTTCACGCGGTAGCGCTCGATGATGGACCACCAGCGCGAGCTGTCCGGCCAGGTCGGAACGCCTTCGAACAGCACGCTGGTTGCGCCATTGAGCAACGGGCCGTAGATTTTGTAGGTATGGGCGGTCACCCAGCCGACGTCGGCGGTACACCAGAAAACATCGCCCTCGTGCCAGTCGAAAATGTTCCGCCAACTGGTCCCAGTGTGGACGAGATAGCCCCCGGTCGTGTGTACCAGCCCTTTCGGTTTGCCGGTCGAGCCGGAGGTGTACAGAATGAACAGCGGATCCTCGGCGCCGACGACGACGGGCTGGCACCAAGGGTCGGCCTGGGCGATGGCCTCGTCGAACCAGTGGTCGCGCCCGGCGGTGAAGGGAACGCGGGCGCCGGTCCGGCGGATTACGACAACATCGGTGACCGATGGCTGATTCTTGAGCGCCGCATCGGCGTTCTCTTTCAGTGGCACGACCCGGCCGCCGCGTCGACTCTCGTCCGCCGTAATCAGCACCTTGGCGCCGGCATCCTCGATCCGGTTGGCGAGCGCCTCGGCCGAGAACCCGGAAAATACGACCGAATGGATGGCGCCGATGCGAACGCAAGCCATCATCGCGACCATGATCTCGGGGATCACCGGCAAATAGATCGTGACCACATCTCCCTTCTGGACGCCGAGCCCACTCAGGACGTTGGCGAATCGATTGACCTGGTCGGCCAGTTCGCCCCAAGTTACCGTGCGCGATTCATCCGGGTCATCGCCTTGCCAGAAAATGGCCGGCTTGTCGGCCTTGCCGGGAAGATGGCGATCGATGCAGTTCACCGAGGCATTCAGGGTGCCGTCGGCAAACCAGCGGATGGTCGGATCGACCGGGTCGAAGCGCGTGTCCTTGACGACGGTGAACGGCTGAATCCAGTCGATCGATTTCGCCTGTTCTGCCCAAAAGCGCGATGGGTCTTCGATTGAGCGGCGGTAGTTGGCGGCATAAGTTACTGCGTCGATGTGCGCGTTGGCGGCGATGTCTTCGGGAACCGGAAATGTGACGGGAGTGGGCATGGTTTGTTCAGGAGAGGGGAATTGGAAATGCTTCGGCGCTATGTTCAAGGCCGCCAACGATCTGGGAAACGATCTAATTTTTATTAGGTTATGTCGATAAAAACTGTCCGGCGCTTGGCTTATATCGAAAGCGTTTTTTCGTCGTTCGGAGCACCGCCACCAAGGGTTAGATTGATGTCTCTCCTTTCACCCGGCCTGGTCGATTTGCATGTCGATATTGATAGTTGCTGCCCCCGTCGAGGCACCACCGGTGGTAACCGCGCTACTGGGCAACCTCGGTAGCTGGTTTGCGGCCCGCTCGATCCGCTGGCGAGCGTTGTCCGTGGCGTCGCCCGGCATTTCTCAGGGAATCCTTGCGGCGAGCGCGCTTGTCCTGGTCGGCGGCGATCAGGCGGCGAGCGCGCTGGGCGCCCTGCTTGCGGGATTGCCGGCCGACTCACTCGCCGGAAAGCCGTTTCTCTGGATCGGGCCATCCATCCATCCGGTGGCTGGCGATTTCACGCATGCCAGGCTGTGGTACGCCTTGCAGGCGGCGGGTGTCGAAATACATATCAAGCCGGCTTTGCTCGATGACTGGAGTCGCTCAGTCCCGGTTCTGCAGCCGCGCGACGAAGCGCGCCTCGACGATGCGCTAATCGCGCTCGGAGAAGGAGTTAGCTTCTGCCAGCGTCTCCAAAGAAAGCGGGACTCCCTGAGCTTGGCGTTGTGCTTTGCCCAGGCGCCCCTGTTGGCTTGAAGCGATCTTCGTTCCGGTTTTTACGCTAATGCTTGTTGCCAATCGGCAATCAGATCCTCGGCCGACTCGATGCCGATCGACAGCCGCAGCAAGTCGTCGGGCACCAGCGTGCCGGCGCCTTCGACGCTGGCGCGGTGTTCGACCAGACTTTCGACGGCGCCCAGTGACGTGGCTTGCCGGAACAGCTTGAGTTTGCCCGCCACGGCCCGGGATCCGCTTTCCCCGCCGGCAATCCGTACCGAAAGCATGGCGCCGAAGCCGCCCTGCATCTGGCGGGCCGCCACCGCGTAGCCGGGGTTGCCCGGCAGGCCCGGGTAAAGCACTTCGACGACCGCCGGGTGGCCGGCCAGAAAGAGAGCCACTTTCTCGGCGTTGGCGGCCGCCGTCCGTACCCGCAGAAAGAGCGTGCGCAAGCCGCGCTGCAGCAACCATGCTTCGAACGGGCCAAGCACCGCCCCGCCGAGGTTTCGAGCCTTGCGGATGCGCAACCAGAAATCATCCGTCGCCCGGGCGACCAGTGCGCCGGCGACCACGTCCGAATGGCCGTTGAGGTATTTGGTGGCCGAGTGCAGCACGATGTCGGCTCCCAGCTCGATCGGCCGCGTGAAGACCGGCGTGGCGACGGTCGAGTCGACCACCACTTTTGCCCCGGCGGCCTTGGCCCGCGCGGCAGCGGCGGCAATGTCGGTGATTTCCCAGGTCGGGTTGGCCGGCGTTTCGATCCACAGCAACTGGGTTGGCGCCGCATTCAGCTGGCGTTCGAGATCGGCCAGGTCGCTATTGGCGTACAAGGCCAGTTCGATGCCCCACTGGCTGGTGAAGTCGCGCAACCAGTTGCGCCACGCCCAGTAAGTCGAGCGCGGGGCGAGAATCCGGTCGCCCGGTTTGAGGGCTTGCAGGACGGCTGTTGCCGCCGCCATGCCGGAGGCGAACAGTAGCGCCTGGGCGCCGCCTTCCAGTTCGGCCAGCAGTTTTTCACTGCTGTCGTAGGCCGGGCTCTGGTCGCGCGAATAGACCCGCCCGCCCGGGTAGCTGCCGTCTTCCGCGCGTTCGAAGGTGGTCGCCAGATGAATCGGTTGAACGATGTCGCGATACGGTTCGGTGATGCCGCTGCCGCCATGGGCGGCGAGGGTTTCAGGGGCGATCCGGCTCATGCCTGCCTCTGCCGTTCGAGATGCAGCTGGGGCGGCTGTTTCAGCGTTTGATAAATGACGCAGTAGCGCTCCGAGAGACGCAGCAGGTTGTTCAACTGGTCGTCGGTGGCATCGGTGTCGAGTACGAACTTCAGGCGAATGTCGCTGAAGCCGACCGGCGCATCCTTGCTGACGCCGAGCGTGCCGCGAAAGTCGAGGTCGCCTTCGACCGACACCGTGCCTTCGCGGATTGCGATGCCCATGGCGGTCGCCACGGCTTGCAGGGTGACGCCGGAACAGGCGGCCAGCGCTTCGAGCAGCATGTCGCCCGAGCAGGCGTCCTCGCCGCTGCCGCCGGTGGCCGGATGCAGGCCGGCCAGTACTTTGCCGTGGCCGGTTTCGATGCGCACGGTCTGGTCGTTGGGCGTCAAGCGGCCGCGGGCCGAAAGGGTGCGCAAGGCGCTCGCCGGATCCTGCTGGTATTGGGCTTTGATCGGCGCCTGGCGCGCCTTGAGTTCTTCTGCATTCATAGGGGGTATCGGGGATTAGTAGGCAAAATTGAAGCGGGAAATCATCAAGGGTTGATGCGCGGTTGTCGATTGTGCCAGGTCTTCCGAGATGTCCAGGTAATTGTGACTGCCGCCGTTGAGCAGGGTCAGGATATCCGCTTCCTTGCGTGCCAGCTTCGGGTTGCGGCGGTCACGCGGGCGCGCCAGGTCGATCGTTACATCGCCGCTGATCCGCCCCGGGCGGCTGGCCATGACGATGACCCGGTCGCTCAGGTAGGCCGACTCGTTGACGTCATGGGTGACCAGCAGCAGCGTCGTGCCATGGTGGCTGGCGATCGAGAGCAGCAGGTCCTGCAGGCGCATGCGGGTGAAAGCGTCGACGGCACTGAACGGTTCGTCGAGCAGCAGTAGCGCGGGCTGGGTGAACAGGCCGCGGGCAATCGCCGCCCGCTGCGCCATGCCACCCGAAAGCTGCTTCGGGTAAGCGTTGGCGAAATCGGCCAGGCCGACTTCGGCCAGCAGTTCATGGACGCGCGGATGCTTGCCGCCGGCCCGACCGAGGTCGAAGCCGACGTTTTCGGCGACGGTCAGCCAGGGCAGCAGGCGTGGCTCCTGAAAGATGAAGCCGACATCGCGCGAATGCAGGTGCGGCTTTTCGCCCTTGATGCGGACCTCGCCCTGATAGTCGGCATCCAGTCCGGCGACGATGCGCAGCAAGGTGCTCTTGCCGCAACCGCTCGGCCCGACCAGGCTGACCACCTGGCCCTGGCCGATGGAAAACTCGACATTGTCGATGACGCGATGGCTCTGGAAATCCTTGGCCTTGACGGCCAGTTCTAGCAATTGTTGTGACATGGGGAGGCTCAGGAGGGGCGGCTGTCGAAGACGTCGCGCCAGGCCAGCAGGCGGCGTTCGAGCCCGCACAACAGGCTGTCGCTGAATTTGCCGAGCAGGGCCAGGACGATGATGGCGACGATGACCAGGTCGGCCCGGCCGGTTTCGCGGCCATCGGTCAGCAGATAGCCGAGGCCTTTGGTCGCGGCGATCAGTTCGGCCGCCACCAGGAACATCCAGGCCAGCGACAGGCTGGAGCGCAGCCCGGTAAACAGATTGGGCAGCGAAGCCGGCAGGAATATCCGGGTAATCAGCTTGCGACCGCTCAGCCCGTAGATGCCGCCGACTTCGACCAGCTTGCGATCGACGTTCTGAATGCCGGCGACGAAGTTCAGGTAGACCGGGAAAAAGGCGCCGATCGCAATCAGGGTGATTTTCGGCGACTCGTCGATGCCCAGCCAGAGCAGCAGCAGCGGCACCCAGGCGAGCGACGGGATGGCGCGGATGGCCTGGAAAGTCGGGTCGAGCAGGGCTTCGACCCGGCGCGACAGGCCGACGGCGGCGCCGACGACCAGGGCCAGGAAGGCGCCGATCGAAAAGCCGATCGCGACACGCAGCGAACTGACGCCGATATGGCCGAAGATGGCGCCACTCTGTCCGAGATCGGCCAGCGTAAAGACCAGTTCGCTCGGCGGCGGCAACAAATGGGCGCTGACCCAGCCGAGCCGGACGACGCTTTCCCAGACGATCAGCAGGATGACCGGCACGATCAGGCCCTGGCCCTTGCGGGCCAGGGCCTGCCAGCGGAATGAGTTGCCGGCCGGGATCTCGCCTGCGACGGGGAGGGCGGCGGTGCTGCTCAGGCTCATCCGGTGGCCTCTTTAGCGAACGACGGCTTTGGCGAAGCTCGGCTCGATCAGATCATCGATCACCTTGTTCACGTCCGTACCCTTCTTGACCAGTTCTTCTTCGACCAGGATCGAAGCGGCCGACTTGAAGGCCTTGACGTGCTCTTCACCCGGAACCGGGTTCCTGAAATCGTTGCGGGTCAGTTGCAGCTTGGCCACTGGCAGCGCCAGCTTGGCTTCTTCGGAAACGATCCTGGCGGTTTCATCCGGGTTGGCGATGATCCACTTGCGGGCCTTTTCGTAGGCGGCAATGACCTTCTTGACGTGATCCGGATGATCCTTGGCAAATTTCTCGGTGACGTTGAGGAAGCCGTAGGTGTTGTAGGCCACATTACGATAGATCAGCTTCGATCCGGCCTCGACTTCGCTGGCCGCCATCAGCGGATCGAGTCCGACCCAGGCATCGACCTTGCCTTGTTCCAGTGCGGCACGGCCGTCGGCGTGCTGCAGTGCGACGTGCTCGATGTCGGTCTTCTTCAGGCCTTCGGCATGCAGGCTGCGCAACAGGAAGAGGAAGGGATCGGTGCCCTTGGTGGCGGCCACTTTCTTGCCCTTCAGATCCTTGATCGACTTGATCGGCGAATCCTTGGGGACGACCAGCGCCGTCCATTCCGGGCGGGAGAAAATATAGACGCCCTTGATCGGGTTGCCGTTGGCCTTGCTCAGTACGGCGGCCAGGCCCGCGGTGGAGCCGAAATCGACGCTGCCGCTGTTGAGATATTCGAGCGCCCGGTTGCTGCCGGCGCTGAGCACCCATTTGACCGGGATGTTTTCAGTCTTGAGGTCCTGCTCCAGCCAGCCAAAGCGCTTGAGCACCAGGCTGGGGGGCGAGTAATAAGCGTAATCCAGGCGGATTTCCTTGGGGGCTTCGGCTTGGGCGATGCCGACGGAGGCCAGCGCGATGGCTACAGATGAAACGATCCGCTTGAAGACTGAATTCATTGTCCGGTTCCAGAATGTGAATGAAGGAAGCGAATCTAAGGTGCCGGGCGCGACCGGCGAAGGACGAACTTCTTCATTGCTTATTCCGGTATAACGAATAAGCAAAATTTGACCGGCCTTCCGGGAAGGCGCCGCTTACCGTTGGGCTGCCGTATCCGGCCTCTGGCCGGCAGATTATTGCCGCTCATCATAAATCTGCCTGGCGAAGACCGGAGTTATCTAAGATATTCAACACATTGCGTGGCGAATTCAATATCGATAACAGAGCGCGATGAGCATTTTGTATTTTCAAAATTATTTGAAAAAACAGGGCCATTGAGGAGGAGATATGTTCAACAAACTCAAGTTCAGGACCAAGGTCATTCTGCTGGTCGTGCTGTCGTTGATCGGCATGGTCGGCCTGACAACGGTTTCCGTCGTCGAGATGAAGCGCGATTTGTCGGCGAGCAAAAAGGTCCAGATCAAATCGGTCACCGAAGCTTTGTTCAATACGATTGCCGACTTCCAGGCACAAGAGCAGAGCGGCAAGCTGACGCGCGAACAGGCGCAACAAGCTGCGCTGGCGGCAATCCGAACGGCTCGCTACGGCGGGGCGGATGGAAAAACCGAATATTTTTATGCCTACACGATGCAAGGCATAAACATTTATCACACCAAGGCCGAGTTCATTGGTCAGGATTTGCGGGAAAAGATCAAGGACAGCCGGGGCGGCTATCCCATCAAGGATCTGCTGGCCGCCTTGCAAAGCCAGCGCAGCGCCTTTGTAGACTCGTTTTTCCCTCGGCCGGGCGAGCAGGTGGCGGTCGAAAAACTGCAGTTCGTCATGCATTTCGAGCCCTGGGGCTGGATGCTCGGCACCGGTGTCTATATGGACGACATCAAACATGAGTTCAATGAACGCCTGGTTTTCTCGCTGTCATTCGCGCTCGTTGTCCTGCTGGTCATGGCGACGTTTGGCGTGGTCATCGTCAGAGGGGTGCTGCGCCAGGTCGGCGGCGAGCCGGCCGATGCCATCCGCTTCATGTCGCAAGTCGCGGCGGGTGATCTGACCGGCGATATTCCGCCGGCCGCGAAAGGCAGCATGCTCGATTCGATGCGCGACATGGTCGGCTCGGTCCGCCAGATGCTCGGCGATATCAGTCATTGTTCGACTCAGCTGACGCAGGGTACCGAGCGCATCAACACCGCGGCCCGCGAAGTGGCCATCGCCTCCGAACGGCAATCCGATGCGACCTCGTCAATGGCGGCGGCGATCGAGGAAATGACGGTGAGCATCAACCATATTTCGGACAGTGCCAAAGATACCCAGCACAATTCGCGGGAGTCGGTCTCCTTGTCCGAGGACGGGTTCAAGCGGATTCAGGTGGCCAGCCATGAAATCAACGAGATCGCGGCGAGCGTCAATAACGCCTCGGGCCGGATTCGCAAGCTGGAAGAAGGAGCCAGGCAGATCTCCTCGATTGCCGGGGTGATCAAGGATATTGCCGGGCAAACCAATCTGCTGGCGCTCAATGCGGCGATCGAGGCGGCGCGCGCCGGCGAGCAGGGGCGCGGCTTTGCGGTGGTGGCCGATGAAGTGCGCAAACTGGCCGAGCGGACATCGCTGGCGACGATAGAGATCGAAAAGATGATCGAAGGTATCCAGTCGGATACGGTGCAGGTCGTTGGCGTCATGGATGCCGCCTTGCCGCAGGTGGTGGCGGGGGTGAAAGCCGCCGAGGACGCGGCCGAGGCGCTGAGCCACATCAAGACGGGGGCTGAAACGACGCTGGTGCGCATACGCGAGGTCGCCGAATCGACCAAGGAACAGAGTCAGGCGAGCGACAGCATCGCCCAGCGGGTCGAAGAGATCGCGACCATGGTTGAGGAAACCTCGGCAGCGATGAAATCGACTGCCGAGACCGCCGAAGACCTCGACAAAGTGGCCCATCAGCTGACCTTGTTGGTGCAGCGCTTCCATTGCTGAAAATGCGTCAGCGTCCGGGAAGGTGATGCCCGGTCAGCGGCCGGTCGCGTGAGCAGGCATGCCGCCTGCTGCACGCGACGCACAGGTCTTACTTGAAGAAGACGATGGTTTTCTGCACCGTCATCCAGCCGCCCCAGCCGAGCGGAATCCATACCGCCAGCCAGGCCAGGAAGACGCGCCAGGAATGGCTGGCTTCGTTGACCAGCGCCGAGACGTCCTCGACGAAATGCTGGTGCGTGTCGTCGGCGCCCTTCTTTTCTTCCGTCAACTCGGCCGGCGTCATGTGATGCTCTTCCGCCACCTGGTGGATGCGCCAGTTGCAGAGCATGCCGAGGACCAGCAGGCCGGCCAGGATGTACATGGTGATGGTGTAGGCATCGGCCCGCGCCACGCCCTGGTCGAGCTGGTATTCGCGGATGTAGTTCACCAGCACCGGCCCGAAGATGCCGGCGGCCGACCAGGCGGTCAGCAGGCGGCCGTGGATGGCGCCGACG harbors:
- the acs gene encoding acetate--CoA ligase, with protein sequence MPTPVTFPVPEDIAANAHIDAVTYAANYRRSIEDPSRFWAEQAKSIDWIQPFTVVKDTRFDPVDPTIRWFADGTLNASVNCIDRHLPGKADKPAIFWQGDDPDESRTVTWGELADQVNRFANVLSGLGVQKGDVVTIYLPVIPEIMVAMMACVRIGAIHSVVFSGFSAEALANRIEDAGAKVLITADESRRGGRVVPLKENADAALKNQPSVTDVVVIRRTGARVPFTAGRDHWFDEAIAQADPWCQPVVVGAEDPLFILYTSGSTGKPKGLVHTTGGYLVHTGTSWRNIFDWHEGDVFWCTADVGWVTAHTYKIYGPLLNGATSVLFEGVPTWPDSSRWWSIIERYRVNIFYTAPTAIRSLMREGEAPVRRHDLSSLRILGSVGEPINPEAWHWYHKLIGGGRCPIVDTYWQTETGAVLLVPMPGAIPNKPGYAAKPYFGIRPELTNSQGEVLAGEAEGNMCFADSWPAQARTILHDHERFVRTYFSQFPGYFFTGDGASRDADGYYRISGRVDDVINVSGHRLGTVELESAIASHPAVAESAVVGYPHEIKGQGVFAFVTLKATVEESDQLRHEIVNLVRSRIGPIASPDLIQWATALPKNRAGKILRRILTKIAANEFDNFGDTSTVADPLIVDDIVERRRQSINPAR
- a CDS encoding trans-sulfuration enzyme family protein, with translation MSRIAPETLAAHGGSGITEPYRDIVQPIHLATTFERAEDGSYPGGRVYSRDQSPAYDSSEKLLAELEGGAQALLFASGMAAATAVLQALKPGDRILAPRSTYWAWRNWLRDFTSQWGIELALYANSDLADLERQLNAAPTQLLWIETPANPTWEITDIAAAAARAKAAGAKVVVDSTVATPVFTRPIELGADIVLHSATKYLNGHSDVVAGALVARATDDFWLRIRKARNLGGAVLGPFEAWLLQRGLRTLFLRVRTAAANAEKVALFLAGHPAVVEVLYPGLPGNPGYAVAARQMQGGFGAMLSVRIAGGESGSRAVAGKLKLFRQATSLGAVESLVEHRASVEGAGTLVPDDLLRLSIGIESAEDLIADWQQALA
- a CDS encoding OsmC family protein; the encoded protein is MNAEELKARQAPIKAQYQQDPASALRTLSARGRLTPNDQTVRIETGHGKVLAGLHPATGGSGEDACSGDMLLEALAACSGVTLQAVATAMGIAIREGTVSVEGDLDFRGTLGVSKDAPVGFSDIRLKFVLDTDATDDQLNNLLRLSERYCVIYQTLKQPPQLHLERQRQA
- a CDS encoding ABC transporter ATP-binding protein, with translation MSQQLLELAVKAKDFQSHRVIDNVEFSIGQGQVVSLVGPSGCGKSTLLRIVAGLDADYQGEVRIKGEKPHLHSRDVGFIFQEPRLLPWLTVAENVGFDLGRAGGKHPRVHELLAEVGLADFANAYPKQLSGGMAQRAAIARGLFTQPALLLLDEPFSAVDAFTRMRLQDLLLSIASHHGTTLLLVTHDVNESAYLSDRVIVMASRPGRISGDVTIDLARPRDRRNPKLARKEADILTLLNGGSHNYLDISEDLAQSTTAHQPLMISRFNFAY
- a CDS encoding ABC transporter permease, with product MSLSSTAALPVAGEIPAGNSFRWQALARKGQGLIVPVILLIVWESVVRLGWVSAHLLPPPSELVFTLADLGQSGAIFGHIGVSSLRVAIGFSIGAFLALVVGAAVGLSRRVEALLDPTFQAIRAIPSLAWVPLLLLWLGIDESPKITLIAIGAFFPVYLNFVAGIQNVDRKLVEVGGIYGLSGRKLITRIFLPASLPNLFTGLRSSLSLAWMFLVAAELIAATKGLGYLLTDGRETGRADLVIVAIIVLALLGKFSDSLLCGLERRLLAWRDVFDSRPS
- a CDS encoding aliphatic sulfonate ABC transporter substrate-binding protein, with the protein product MNSVFKRIVSSVAIALASVGIAQAEAPKEIRLDYAYYSPPSLVLKRFGWLEQDLKTENIPVKWVLSAGSNRALEYLNSGSVDFGSTAGLAAVLSKANGNPIKGVYIFSRPEWTALVVPKDSPIKSIKDLKGKKVAATKGTDPFLFLLRSLHAEGLKKTDIEHVALQHADGRAALEQGKVDAWVGLDPLMAASEVEAGSKLIYRNVAYNTYGFLNVTEKFAKDHPDHVKKVIAAYEKARKWIIANPDETARIVSEEAKLALPVAKLQLTRNDFRNPVPGEEHVKAFKSAASILVEEELVKKGTDVNKVIDDLIEPSFAKAVVR
- a CDS encoding methyl-accepting chemotaxis protein; this translates as MFNKLKFRTKVILLVVLSLIGMVGLTTVSVVEMKRDLSASKKVQIKSVTEALFNTIADFQAQEQSGKLTREQAQQAALAAIRTARYGGADGKTEYFYAYTMQGINIYHTKAEFIGQDLREKIKDSRGGYPIKDLLAALQSQRSAFVDSFFPRPGEQVAVEKLQFVMHFEPWGWMLGTGVYMDDIKHEFNERLVFSLSFALVVLLVMATFGVVIVRGVLRQVGGEPADAIRFMSQVAAGDLTGDIPPAAKGSMLDSMRDMVGSVRQMLGDISHCSTQLTQGTERINTAAREVAIASERQSDATSSMAAAIEEMTVSINHISDSAKDTQHNSRESVSLSEDGFKRIQVASHEINEIAASVNNASGRIRKLEEGARQISSIAGVIKDIAGQTNLLALNAAIEAARAGEQGRGFAVVADEVRKLAERTSLATIEIEKMIEGIQSDTVQVVGVMDAALPQVVAGVKAAEDAAEALSHIKTGAETTLVRIREVAESTKEQSQASDSIAQRVEEIATMVEETSAAMKSTAETAEDLDKVAHQLTLLVQRFHC